From a single Catenulispora sp. EB89 genomic region:
- a CDS encoding TIGR03668 family PPOX class F420-dependent oxidoreductase, with amino-acid sequence MTPEEARTVFLRQPHAILATADASGVPHLVPVVFAEIGDGLALVVDHKPKRSTDLKRLRNIAANPHVSLLTEHYDADWDALWWARADGTARVSPLTPDVLAAFQRKYAQYRATPPQGPAVAVAVARWSGWSAWSGWSAQQPERPSTWPRRGARGKDS; translated from the coding sequence ATGACCCCCGAGGAAGCCCGCACTGTTTTCCTGCGGCAGCCGCACGCGATCCTGGCCACCGCGGACGCTTCAGGCGTCCCTCACCTGGTCCCGGTAGTGTTCGCCGAGATCGGCGACGGCCTGGCGCTGGTGGTGGACCACAAGCCCAAGCGCAGCACGGATCTGAAGCGTTTGCGGAACATCGCGGCGAACCCACACGTCTCCTTATTGACGGAGCACTACGACGCCGACTGGGACGCCCTGTGGTGGGCCCGGGCCGACGGCACCGCGCGGGTCAGCCCGCTGACGCCCGACGTGCTCGCCGCGTTCCAGCGGAAGTACGCGCAGTACCGCGCGACGCCGCCGCAGGGGCCGGCGGTCGCGGTGGCCGTCGCGAGGTGGTCGGGGTGGTCAGCGTGGTCGGGGTGGTCAGCGCAGCAGCCGGAGCGGCCGTCGACGTGGCCGCGCCGGGGGGCTCGGGGGAAAGACTCTTGA